In Silene latifolia isolate original U9 population chromosome X, ASM4854445v1, whole genome shotgun sequence, the following proteins share a genomic window:
- the LOC141617252 gene encoding large ribosomal subunit protein uL24c-like, with amino-acid sequence MAAMAALQSSFTSLSLSSNSFLGQRLFPCPILPQVRTTDQPPCLVSAKLKHWERKDCKPNSLPIVHKMHVKIGDTVKVISGSEKGKIGEVTKLYKHNSTIIIKDVNLKTKHMKAKGEGEPGQIIKIEGPVHSSNVMLYSKEKEVTSRVGHKVLEDGSKVRYLIKTGEIIDSAEKWKEVMKNKKETEIAVAA; translated from the exons ATGGCAGCAATGGCTGCACTTCAAAGCTCTTTCACCTCTCTTTCTCTTTCCTCTAACTCTTTCTTAGGCCAACGCCTCTTCCCTTGTCCAATTCTTCCTCAG GTCAGAACAACTGATCAACCACCATGTCTTGTTTCTGCGAAG CTCAAGCACTGGGAGAGGAAAGACTGCAAACCAAACAGTCTTCCAATAGTTCATAAAATGCATGTCAAGATTGGAGATACTGTAAAAGTAATATCTGGAAGTGAAAAAGGTAAAATTGGAGAGGTAACTAAACTATACAAACATAACAGCACGAtaattatcaaggatgtgaactTGAAAACAAAGCATATGAAAGCCAAAGGGGAGGGAGAGCCAGGTCAGATTATCAAG ATTGAGGGGCCGGTTCACAGTTCAAATGTAATGTTGTACTCAAAAGAGAAAGAAGTGACGAGTCGAGTGGGCCATAAAGTCCTCGAAGATGGAAGCAAAGTTCGGTACCTCATAAAGACAGGGGAGATAATCGACAGTGCAGAGAAGTGGAAGGAAGTGATGAAGAATAAGAAAGAAACCGAGATAGCAGTAGCAGCCTAA